The genomic interval GCGATACGGCGCCGAGCCCGACGCCGCTGTCGCCGTCGACCACCACCCGCGAGCACGAGCGCGTGGAGATCGCGACGCCGGAGGCACCGGCGGCGCGCGCCGGTGCCGAGCACGACGTCGAGCGGCTCGTCCGGCTGGACGAGCTCCGGCCGGTCCGCGTGCGCGACGGCGGCGAGATGCGCATGGAGGTCTCGCCCGAGGGGCTCGGCCGCGTCGAGGTGCGCGTCGCGGTGCGCGCCGACGCGGTGCACGCCACGCTCTACGCGCAGCAGGACCATGCGCGCGACGCGCTCATGGCGCACCGGCCGGCGCTCGAAGCCGCGCTCGGTCGCTCGCACCTCAAGCTCGAGACGTTCTCCGTCGGCGTCGGCCAGCACGAGCTCGGCGACTCCGACCGGCGTACGCCTCAGTCCGAGCCCGCGCCTGACGAGCCCGGCCCGCGCCGGCCTTCGGGCCCCGTTGCCGCCGCTGCACCCGCGACCACACTGACGCCCGCCGCGAGCGGTGGACTGAGCCTCCGCGCATGAGCGCCGCGAGCGAAGGATATCGATGAGCCTCGGCGGCGTCTCCAGCACGCTTCTCCAGAACGTCACGGCCACCGCCACGCCCGGCGGCGTGCCGAAGAACCAGGCCGTCGACCAGAAGCAGTTCCTGCAGCTGTTCATCGCGCAGCTCCAGCATCAGGACCCGCTCTCGCCGCTCGAGCCCGACCAGCTGACCGCGCAGCTCGCGCAGTTCTCGCAGCTCGAGCAGCTGACCGGCGTGAACGACCGCCTCGACAAGCTGGCAGGCCAATCGAAGGACAGCGGCGGCGCCGCGCTCCTGAACCTGCTCGGCAAGCGCGTCAGCTTCGACGGCAGCAC from Deltaproteobacteria bacterium carries:
- a CDS encoding flagellar hook-length control protein FliK, with amino-acid sequence MALPAARRASEGSEATVKGGDTAPSPTPLSPSTTTREHERVEIATPEAPAARAGAEHDVERLVRLDELRPVRVRDGGEMRMEVSPEGLGRVEVRVAVRADAVHATLYAQQDHARDALMAHRPALEAALGRSHLKLETFSVGVGQHELGDSDRRTPQSEPAPDEPGPRRPSGPVAAAAPATTLTPAASGGLSLRA